From the Toxoplasma gondii ME49 chromosome VIIa, whole genome shotgun sequence genome, one window contains:
- a CDS encoding hypothetical protein (encoded by transcript TGME49_282040), with protein MARPVVVSFPSGCLGPQSVTRSFPNRSCAGSAVGGLLPDTHKCCSLCEFLLGESVRSRLQDSSSPPFQSSHVSVPSSAASHLSNRIKIFVKRRSSASPDAVTAGHIARTSPRECTDFSTSSVPSRPLLPGGHTLWRPTVNHLQTCGAFPASTPFSLSSCSKRPFEAPSGVFWPQRLTEHPAATHFALQKLAFSPVGGLQIRTKCDVAALPPWKRWLPKRRARLGHLSATEGGDGVHGSAGSAAPAADIRGVLLLANASLVQRIQSLQRSGQLHLRRLPAEVQKQLQARSQPAGSSVDGETAGSRAHGAASGARPRQRLNHESGDVLGGRKPPNIKTKTTERRHSQQHTERHVSPGDAVSHSQAPSDVAPAASTPSPSPFFVVLRLDSRTGATGETTPSPTLLPNFRALLQAARVPASPSSPSVSPVSLASAGAALVAGHLTEYLTEVVPFLPDLAATSRSSVRDEDEGVFAAAVLRALLIQASAFLAHPPTSFQALSVLMAFSALSPSLPFECQQMPHQLEEERRQKQLRKLQPLLAHPAAKRLFEQLLRICSGDAPHSTDGRELGPPDGEASAATGVEERDGNKEENTKHFTLLQPNTGAHRPVHTLSAPSGAAMFSVAPEVLRLPPIDESAVLPLLEAYWRLGLQQPDILALLLNCVALEHFWIDERQLVRLCSFLAFYERPSLDAAVALAPVHQKCGRTPGVPCASEARAKQAERDVSSAATLQGANAVCSSVDESLVRGHLAAAVFRVFDLAGARLAERFEFFTDDDVGDICRALVRMKRNHDRLREQHARQALDEGRALRLHGNAEDRGQIEHDRATRRDRRDEEFKHRKKNCSLAHLEDRQRLPHLEPFTAYFNVWQRPLGVALQRHLPLTLHDFRYWNLIDVGEMIAEFQTDRKDFFGSGGLSCPRSNAALTVSSRWGDLPDLAGKFGYVPTAYAEGVLEPRGDTEGEDLAQRIASEVWKFSIMMRFGYTGKALMVLHKLDVGDPRTQRSLLRHVTKLFGFSWAGNFFAELTVAAATAAYKARIPVERQKKGVHVAGWRLYNNFALYLLRPIGVADTPFDGSHASSAAAPGSEEPSGTLTEAEEEAGEDGEADKFSVEDEAEAQDSAGSSVVTTSPSASRPVVVSRKKQRLRRLIDTVSSPLLCCEIATAFARLGVPQAALLHAIVDRAEAEGRGWMHLQHLISLARDMQEVSVHSERLLAMLLDAERQKAELPNCSPAALALLPLLLGRIRGCRPVHMPTLLRLHQLLLDETNPLATMREFFSDKDVEWHKTLQTAAKYIAANGREDRLNEKRLEEAGAEESETAQEASPSPPTDIGSAVEAGDSLSSSTRYSFLTARSPPSIVSTSFVSAVSPFPVCFSGDSKTVFVQGEKEGTAAATADAAREARWRNSVEALMADPALTCSVRGEAADDKASGDAGNYEGTLLPTTQPEICKSTDMSLDARTARTDIRESAEQQDRWSRLCTDDSIESSAPLFKTTPRHESSSGSQKDQADSATSASRQPKDSVGTQESRLPDEKGNRSQTPSVRRLALFSVDDLVVLLRGLELSRCCSKPLTNQVLRILERRKSEVTAGHLPGLLSGLATVSGGGAYPLMATGCPESVWLDAETGQRSKYDTGRNHKAASATNILEELIDTHIGALSDEEVPACIWAAYALGIPAVRPSLRSELDEHRLSIGSANEHLADAECRAQPGALVKLIRRFLGASLNVSAPLMHLLQVVGVCFRLDALRNPHLQQPEELGRFAGLVEGSPIILPGGNVGGASSPASFSVRSLVARSALASDAHREGDGLRTGEQAHATGLAGATGGWREQGNRTRDSDEAIATSPSEATRLRDLATRKAVAAALENKGLVCAHDLPAFPFTVDLAFNRPVVRSQASIAGDDQSFEKGERDTSGGASGLTLATVDCQVHTQPRGTRADEEKDRTIASLARSPDRDEEGREVEALPPFIESCSRSTLAPPKPVWSHTWQVPDEGFRAPHAAAGEDEQVYIWSAIQGSSKIRSPSSQESTLGTETGNVSPVAIFVVGSYRSLCLSDLSLLQTRQAERKVRPAHDGSHTMPCKGEDAFALQWELDLTNQMTKRDAPLPETGEGLGSREQTPMETEGNAMRTDLNKHVVTIVSKSALEHSSGWRLGPYEQLRDRVLKDLGWQVFYVFAR; from the exons ATGGCACGCCCTGTGGTCGTCAGTTTCCCCTCGGGGTGCTTGGGGCCGCAAAGCGTCACCCGAAGTTTTCCAAACCGCAGTTGCGCGGGCAGCGCTGTAGGGGGGCTTCTTCCGGATACACACAAGTGTTGTTCTTTATGTGAGTTCCTTCTTGGGGAATCTGTTCGCTCTCGTTTGCAGGATTCGTCTTCTCCACCCTTCCAAAGTTCGCATGTCTCTGTTCCCAGCTCTGCGGCTTCTCACCTGTCTAACAGGATCAAGATTTTCGTCAAGCGACGAAGTTCAGCGTCCCCGGACGCGGTGACTGCCGGTCACATCGCAAGGACCTCTCCACGTGAATGCACGGATTTCTCAACTTCTtccgttccttctcgtcctttgtTGCCAGGTGGGCACACCCTGTGGCGTCCTACAGTAAATCATTTGCAAACGTGCGGCGCGTTCCCTGCGTCCAcacccttttctctgtcgtcctGTTCCAAAAGGCCTTTTGAGGCCCCTAGTGGCGTGTTTTGGCCACAGCGTCTCACAGAACACCCAGCTGCCACGCATTTCGCTCTGCAAAAACTTGCCTTTTCTCCAGTCGGTGGACTCCAAATCCGCACCAAATGCGATGTCGCAGCGCTGCCGCCCTGGAAGCGGTGGCTTCCGAAACGGCGAGCCCGTTTGGGTCACTTGTCGGCtacagagggaggagacggagtGCATGGATCTGCCGGCTCTGCCGCGCCTGCCGCGGACATTCGCGGAGTGCTGCTTCTCGCAAATGCCTCACTCGTTCAGCGCATCCAAAGTCTGCAGCGAAGCGGGCAACTGCATCTCCGGCGACTGCCTGCAGAGGTTCAGAAGCAGCTCCAAGCGAGGAGCCAGCCAGCGGGCAGCAGCGtggatggagagacagcgggcaGTCGAGCCCACGGGGCCGCAAGTGGCGCGCGTCCCCGACAGCGGCTGAATCACGAGAGTGGAGATGTTCTGGGAGGGAGAAAGCCCCCCAACATaaagacgaaaacgaccgaaaggagacactctcAGCAGCACACCGAGAGACATGTGTCTCCAGGCGATGCCGTGTCGCACTCTCAAGCACCATCTGATGTCGCGCCGGCTGCTTCgactccgtctccttctcccttcttcgtcgtccttcgTCTAGATAGCAGAACTGGCGCGACTGGCGAGACGACTCCCTCTCCGACGCTCTTGCCGAACTTCCGCGCCCTTCTGCAGGCTGCCCGTGTCCCGGCTTCCCCATCATCACcctcggtgtctcctgtATCCCTCGCGTCTGCTGGCGCGGCACTGGTTGCAGGTCACTTGACCGAGTACCTCACTGAGGTTGTCCCCTTTCTTCCGGACCTGGCGGCGACGAGCAGGTCTTCTGTccgcgacgaggacgagggagTGTTTGCCGCAGCTGTTCTTCGCGCCCTGCTGATTCAggcctctgccttcctcgcccaCCCACCCACAAGCTTCCAAGCCTTGTCCGTTCTCATggccttctctgcgctcAGCCCTTCCCTGCCCTTCGAGTGCCAGCAAATGCCGCACCAgctggaggaagaacgacgTCAAAAGCAGTTGAGGAAGCTCCAGCCGCTTCTTGCCCATCCGGCTGCGAAGCGCCTCTTTGAACAGTTACTTCGCATCTGCTCCGGTGATGCACCGCATTCGACAGATGGGAGAGAACTTGGCCCTCCAGACGGCGAGGCCTCAGCTGCGACGGGGGTTGAAGAGCGAGATGGAAataaagaagaaaacaccaAGCACTTCACCCTCCTACAGCCCAACACGGGCGCTCATCGCCCCGTCCACACACTTTCGGCGCCCTCTGGTGCCGCGATGTTTTCCGTGGCGCCGGAGGTGTTGCGACTTCCTCCGATAGACGAGTCTGCGGTTCTCCCGCTGCTCGAAGCCTACTGGCGCTTGGGCCTCCAGCAGCCGGACATCCTCGCATTGCTTCTGAACTGTGTGGCTCTTGAGCATTTTTGGATCGACGAGCGACAACTCGTGCGCCTCTGCTCGTTCCTTGCTTTCTACGAACGCCCGAGCCTTGACGCAGCGGTGGCGCTGGCTCCTGTTCACCAAAAATGTGGACGGACGCCCGGTGTCCCTTGCGCAAGTGAGGCGCGAGCCAAGCAAGCTGAGCGTGATGTGTCGAGTGCGGCGACTCTCCAGGGCGCAAATGCAGTCTGTAGCAGCGTGGATGAATCTCTCGTGAGAGGGCATCTCGCCGCGGCCGTGTTTCGTGTATTTGATTTGGCCGGTGCACGGTTAGCAGAGCGATTTGAGTTCTTCACGGACGACGATGTTGGAGATATCTGTCGAGCGCTGGTGAGAATGAAACGCAATCACGACAGGCTGCGTGAGCAGCATGCGCGCCAGGCACTGGATGAGGGCCGCGCATTGCGTCTGCACGGAAATGCGGAAGACAGAGGGCAGATCGAACACGACAGAGCAACTCGCAGAGATCGCAGGGATGAAGAGTTCAAGCACAGGAAAAAGAATTGCTCTCTAGCTCACCTGGAAGACAGGCAACGTCTCCCGCACTTGGAACCCTTCACGGCGTATTTCAACGTATGGCAAAGGCCCCTGGGAGTGGCGCTCCAGCGCCACCTGCCTTTGACTCTCCATGATTTTCGATACTGGAATCTGATTGATGTAGGGGAAATGATAGCGGAGTTTCAGACAGATAGAAAGGATTTCTTTGGAAGCGGAGGACTAAGCTGTCCGCGATCCAATGCCGCCCTGACTGTCAGTTCCAGGTGGGGTGACTTGCCCGATTTGGCGGGGAAGTTTGGCTACGTTCCGACGGCGTATGCAGAGGGTGTTTTAGAGcctcgaggagacacagagggcgAAGATCTCGCTCAGAGAATCGCAAGCGAAGTCTGGAAGTTTTCTATCATGATGCGCTTCGGATACACTGGAAAAGCTTTGATG GTTCTGCATAAACTGGACGTCGGGGATCCTCGTACCCAAAGAAGCCTTTTGCGCCATGTGACGAAACTCTTCGGTTTCAGCTGGGCAGGAAATTTCTTCGCTGAGCTTACTGTGGCAGCAGCAACTGCGGCCTACAAGG CTCGGATTCCCGTGGAGCGTCAGAAGAAAGGGGTCCACGTTGCAGGTTGGCGGCTGTACAACAATTTCGCACTTTATCTTCTCCGGCCGATAGGCGTCGCCGACACGCCGTTCGATGGGAGTCACGCATCTTCCGCAGCAGCACCTGGCAGTGAGGAGCCGAGTGGCACACTCAcggaggccgaggaagaggctgGAGAGGACGGCGAAGCCGATAAGTTCAGTgtggaagacgaggcagaagcgcaAGACAGTGCAGGAAGCAGTGTCGTGACTacgtctccgtctgcctcgCGACCAGTCGTTgtgtcgagaaaaaagcaacgGCTGCGACGGCTCATCGATACAGTAtcgtctccacttctctgcTGCGAGATTGCCACAGCCTTTGCGCGGTTAGGCGTGCCGCAGGCAGCTTTGTTGCATGCAATAGTCGACAGGGCCGAGGCAGAAGGTCGCGGATGGATGCATCTGCAGCATCTGATTTCCCTAGCGCG GGACATGCAGGAGGTATCCGTTCATTCCGAACGTCTGCTGGCTATGCTCCTAGACGCAGAGCGCCAAAAGGCTGAGCTACCAAATTGCAGTCCGGCGGCTCTGgctctcttgcctcttcttctgggtCGCATTCGCGGATGCCGGCCAGTTCACATGCCAACGCTGCTGCGTTTGCACcagcttctcctcgacgAAAC CAATCCCCTGGCAACGATGCGTGAATTCTTTAGTGACAAGGATGTCGAATGGCACAAAACCCTCCAGACGGCGGCTAAGTACATCGCTGCAAACGGGCGTGAGGACAGACTAAATGAGAAGCGACTAGAAGAAGCGggcgcagaagagagcgaaacggCCCAGGAAGCTTCACCTTCGCCACCAACTGACATTGGGTCCGCTGTTGAGGCAGGCGACAGTCTGAGTTCGTCAACTCGGTACTCCTTCCTCACCGCCCGTTCCCCCCCCTCCATCGTTTCTAcctcgtttgtctctgcagtGTCGCCTTTTCCAGTGTGCTTTTCGGGTGACAGCAAAACGGTTTTTGTAcagggggagaaagaggggacGGCGGCAGCGACTGCCGACGCCGCCCGTGAGGCTCGCTGGAGAAATAGCGTGGAAGCCTTGATGGCAGATCCGGCATTGACGTGCTCTGTACGTGGAGAAGCCGCGGATGATAAAGCATCAGGCGACGCAGGTAACTATGAAGGCACCCTGTTGCCTACGACTCAGCCAGAGATTTGTAAGAGCACCGACATGTCTCTGGATGCAAGAACTGCACGAACAGACATTCGTGAGAGCGCAGAGCAACAGGACAGGTGGAGTCGCCTCTGTACAGACGACTCCATTGAGAGTTCCGCTCCGTTGTTTAAAACAACTCCGAGGCATGAATCTTCGTCTGGCTCTCAGAAAGACCAGGCAGATTCAGCAACTTCAGCGTCAAGGCAACCCAAAGACTCTGTAGGGACACAGGAGTCTCGGCTCCCGGACGAAAAAGGCAATCGATCGCAGACACCTTCCGTTCGCCGCCTGGCTTTATTCTCCGTCGATGATCTCGTCGTGCTGCTACGAGGTTTGGAGCTTTCGCGATGCTGCAGCAAACCGTTGACCAACCAGGTTTTGCGGATTTTGGAGCGACGAAAGTCGGAAGTTACAGCGGGCCATCTTCCTGGTCTTCTCAGCGGCCTTGCGACAGTTAGTGGGGGTGGAGCGTATCCTCTGATGGCGACTGGGTGCCCAGAGTCTGTTTGGctcgacgcggagacagggcaAAGATCGAAATACGACACAGGGAGAAACCATAAGGCGGCATCTGCGACCAACATTCTGGAAGAACTCATCGACACG CACATTGGAGCCCTGAGTGACGAAGAGgtccctgcatgcatctggGCAGCGTATGCTCTCGGCATTCCTGCTGTTCGCCCGTCGCTGCGAAGTGAGCTCGACGAACACCGTCTCAGCATCGGGTCCGCCAATGAACACCTGGCGGATGCGGAGTGCCGAGCCCAACCGGGAGCGCTTGTGAAGCTTATTCGTCGATTCCTTGGAGCATCGTTAAATGTGTCGGCCCCGCTTATGCACCTGCTTCAG GTGGTAGGCGTATGCTTTCGTCTTGATGCATTAAGGAACCCGCATCTGCAGCAGCCGGAAGAACTGGGTCGCTTCGCCGGCCTTGTGGAGGGGAGTCCAATAATCCTGCCAGGAGGCAATGTAGGCGGTGCAAGTTCACCCGCTAGTTTCTCTGTGAGGTCTCTTGTGGCTCGTTCCGCTCTCGCGAGTGATGCGCACCGAGAGGGCGACGGACTCCGAACAGGCGAACAGGCGCATGCAACTGGTTTAGCGGGCGCAACAGGCGGGTGGCGAGAGCAAGGTAACAGAACACGAGACTCTGATGAGGCCATCGCGACTTCTCCATCTGAGGCGACAAGGCTGCGAGACCTAGCAACGCGAAAAGCGGTGGCAGCGGCTCTCGAGAATAAAGGA CTCGTATGCGCTCACGACTTGCCCGCGTTCCCATTCACCGTGGATTTGGCTTTCAATCGGCCCGTGGTTCGAAGTCAAGCGTCGATCGCCGGAGACGATCAGAGCTTCgagaaaggggaaagagATACATCCGGTGGAGCATCGGGATTGACATTGGCCACTGTCGACTGCCAAGTCCACACGCAACCTCGCGGAACCCGGGCCGATGAGGAAAAAGATAGGACCATAGCGTCTCTCGCACGATCGCCTGATCGAGACGAGGAGGGCAGAGAAGTTGAAGCACTTCCACCGTTCATAGAGTCGTGTTCTAGATCGACGCTCGCACCGCCAAAACCAGTGTGGTCTCACACGTGGCAAGTCCCAGATGAAGGGTTTCGagcgccgcatgcagccgcaGGCGAGGACGAGCAGGTGTACATCTGGTCCGCGATTCAGGGATCTTCGAAGATTCGTTCGCCTTCCAGTCAGGAATCCACGTTGGGCACCGAAACCGGCAATGTGAGCCCTGTCGCTATTTTTGTCGTGGGCAGCTATAGGTCACTTTGTCTTAGCGACTTAAGCCTTCTGCAAACCCGTcaggcagaaaggaaagtCCGTCCGGCACATGATGGCTCACACACAATGCCTTGCAAAGGAGAGGACGCTTTTGCGTTGCAGTGGGAACTGGATTTGACCAACCAGATGACAAAGAGAGATGCTCCACTGCCGGAAACTGGTGAAGGGCTAGGATCACGCGAGCAGACTccgatggagacagaaggaaatgCGATGCGCACGGACCTCAATAAGCATGTCGTTACAATTGTTTCGAAGAGTGCCCTGGAGCACTCATCAGGGTGGAGACTCGGACCGTATGAGCAGCTCCG GGACCGTGTTTTGAAGGACCTAGGTTGGCAGGTTTTCTATGTATTTGCTAGGTAG